Below is a genomic region from Leptolyngbya boryana PCC 6306.
CTTTTGCGCGATCTCGCTGAGGTCGTATTTTGTCCATTCCGCACCTTGAATGATGCGATCGACAAATTTAGTGATGCCAAGCTCTTCTCGCAAGGCTCGCCGCAATTCAATTTGATTGAGATCCCATGCACACAGGGACTTCCCCCAAACTGCTTGCTGTTCCAAACTTTTGACACTGCGGTTTTGGGCAAGTGAGGGTTCAAGCTGCACTTCGAGTGAAGTAATCTCAACTCGGCGCTTGCCGTCTTGATCCCACAGCACATCTTCGGGAGTCACGGTTTCCAATCCATAAAACTCTTTGAGATGGAACTTACTCATTGCCTGTTGATGCTCTGGAGAAATTCGCTCGTTGGATTGTGCTCCTGGTTGGTGATCTAAGCTCATTTCCTGAATGGCTTTGATCTCAGCAAAGCTCAGATCCTGAGCATGAGAAATCGCGATCGCAGATTGTTCACGCTGCTCTTTGCGCGTTTCTTTGAATAAGGTTTGAACCGCTAAGTTCGTTGTCGCTGAACAGACGGTTACAGCATTGCCTTCTCGCCGCAGCCGAACATAGAGCGCATCGCGAAGCTGATACATCGCAGCGTTTTGATTGGCACTCAGTTCACAAAATAGATTGAGGTGGGGATCATCGTCCCAGGAATAGCGATCGATAAACAGTGCGGTGTCTTCGCGCAGATTGGAGCGGATCAGTCGCACCATTGCTGAGGTCGAATGAAACAGGTGCTTTTTCACCTCTCGCCGATGCGTAGCGCGACTCACCTTCGAGAAGTTACTGCCGATGCGGGTGCACCAAACGGTACGAGGAACAGGCTCTCGCACTCGGCTTAGGGCTTGAGATAAATCGGCATCAGTTCCGGCAACTCCAGTAAAAATGCCATACACTTCGCGAATCACCCCCTGAATTTCGATGCTGACCCCGGTTGCCATCGAGGGCGAGCTAATGATGACATCAAATATGCCTTGCGTCAGAACGCGATCCGGCTGCTCGATAAACTCCCGCTCGATCTGTCCCCCACTGGTTTCGGAGTTGATGACCAATACCCGTTTCTCAGGAAACGTGCGATCAAGAATTTGGGCGATCGCCTGACTCGTTGCTTTACTATCGGTAGCAACAAAGATCGTTTGTCCAGTTGGCAGATCAGAGATCGCATCGATCAGCTTCTGAGTCACGGCTGTGCGATCGGGGGCTTCGATAAGCGTCACTGGAAAACCATCAGGCTGATAGTCATTGCGAACAATAAAAGGTGGGGTACTATCACCACGCAAATCCTGGAGATAATTGAGGACAGCATCGTTCAAGTCTGCATCGGCGACGAATACCCGTTTTGCTACCTTTAGCAGTTCTCGAAATCGTGCCAGTAGCGCAGGGCGCTTCCCGTCTTTGGCACAGGTGCTTGATGTGAGCAAATGACGAACGACTTGAATGCATTCATCGATGATTAGGTCGCAGTCTTGAAACTGTTCTGGATCGATTGCGAGCAGGGAATCTACGCAAAACCCAACGCGTAGTGTGTAGCCTGTTCCGGTAATAAATGATCCATTCACCTTATCGAGATCGCCGCGCCAATCTAAGCCCACACGGTTTGCGAGATTTCTGCCGAGTGCAATCCGAAACGTGGCGGATAGAACTTTGGGACTTGTTTCAACGAGCGATCGCAGCAGTTTTGTTTTTCCACTTCCTTTCGGCGACACGAATGCCACAATCCCTGCTTGTGGGAATGTGGCTTGACTCAGACTCGATAAATCTGGGGCATTCACTGATCGCGCAACCGGCGATTGAAGTGGATGAAATAAATTATGTTCCAACTTCCAGTGACAGAGCTTGAGCGCATCGGTATAAGCCGTTTCTAACGCTTTAATGCCCTCTGCAACGATCAGATCGTCGATTCCTTTTGCCCCTTTCCAGGTCATTACAGAGACGTGACTCTGAGTTGCTTCTAGTAGATTGCCGTATCGAATCAGCGCACACCCAACCCGCTGTCGCGTTTGAGGACTTTCATCTTGGTCAAACGCTAGGAAATGTGGTCGTCCCACCTGACAAAAGCGAATGACATCCGAGATTAAAGCGCGGCTTCCGTCGAACAAACGACGATATCCCCCATTCACGCCATATAGTGAAATTGCAATATGGCCTTGGGTAAGGAGAGCCAGCGCTTTTTTAGCGCCTTCAGTCCAAATAATCGGCAGATTAGGTCGAGCTTCTAACCACGTCCAGAATGATCCCTCCTGTGGAATTTCAACGTGATATCTTGCGGAGATGCGATCGCGAATTGATGCTGGAATCGTTGGCAAGAAAGCACGGGAACCATTCCCGATCGGCGTTTCATATTTCCGAGGTTTACCTTTCTCGCGATCAAAACACGGTGTTTCTAGTTTGGCTTGCCAGATGGTGCCGTCTTCGTTTGTGAACAGGGCTGCCATTTGATGGGGGCGAGCTTCGTTGCCAAACCGCTTATAGACCCAGTTCAAGGCATCGGCGATCGGAGATTCGACATCCCCACCTAAACTGACCTGGATGTCAGACACAACCTTGATGGTGCTTTCAAATAGCTCTGGTGCGATCGCAGAGCCGTCTAAACATTCGCGTCGAAATACGTCGGCAAAAGAAGACTCGAATTGGGTGTCTTCTTGGGATGGCAGCACATTTGACCGAAGCGATGTCAAAATGCCTGCATCAAAGGAATGCTCCTGCGATTGCCGAGCATCCTCATTGAAAGATGTCATTTTATTGCTCCCGATGAATTAAGGTTCGGGAGATTCAAAGCGCGACTTTTCACCCTTTGAATCCCTTTCTGAAGTGCATGAAAGGGATACCAAGCGTGTCTCAACGAATTGGATCAGAAAAAATGCGCGTTCTATCTCAACTTGTATTCCAGTGAAATCCCAAAAAACATCTCGATCGATATTGCGCTCATCTTTCGATATGACATAATAGAGACACGAAGTAACTACGGTCACTTCTAACAATGCTCCACGAGTGTCCAATTCGTCGCAGTTAGAGTGCCCGTCAAGGTATCCTGTACCTTCTCTCCGATTGGAGAAGTTTTATTAGATTAAGCTCAGCCCTACTGCCGCAAACAGTCGGGGTTTTGCTTTTTAAATAGTCCTCCTTTGTTAATTCAAAAGAACGCCTGTCCTATTGCGCTCGATCCTACCTTAGATCAAAAGATCTGCAACCGAAGGTCGTGGGATCATTAAACACCCTGTTTTTGCCCAGAATGAGCGAGTCAACAATGGAATACGAAAACTCCCTTAGAGTTGTCAATTGTTGCTGAACCTGCTTTGTTGTAAGGGTTTTGCAACTGCGATTGTTGTCAGATCCTAGTCTCTAAAATTCAGTAGTACTTTTTTTCGTGTCGCGATTCTAGAAGATGAGAGCGCTAAAGATTAGGCGATCGTGGCAACGTTTCAAGATGCGAGTTGTGATGGCAATTCTGTCAACGCGATCAAGAACTGGGTTGGGGTATGGCTGAGATATGTTGCGAGATTCTAGTTGGACGGTCAATTTTGTCAACACGATGGGCGGTCGCATGACTAGAACTAGGTCAAGGCAATGTTTCAAGATGCGAGTTGGACAGTCAATTCTGGCAACAGGATTGAGATGTCGGTTGGGATAGGCTGGGATATGTTGCGAGATTCTAGATGAGCGGTCAATTCTGTCAACACGGTGAGCGACCACATTAGTGGAAGTACCCGCAGGAATGTTTCTACATACGAGTCATTCAGTCAACTCTGTCAATTATTGCGATTTATTAAGAGTTTATAGAATTGATTCAACATGGAAGGTTTGTTGATTAAATTGCACAACCTGCCGCCAGAACGGTGATGAAGTTTAATTGAGCCGCGTTGACAATCAGAGCAACGATCAACAAATGCACGAAATGTTAGCGGATTCTAGAGTGAATGTTTCGCGATTCTAGTCTTTCTGAACTAGAGAAAAGACACTCGATGATCGCATCAATCCTCTGCAGAAGCTGAACCTTACACCTACCGAGGTCACAGCATCCTGAAGCATGGGTGTTGACAGTTTCGCTTTAGCAAAGTGGTTTTTAGCGCTTAGCGGTATACTTTTCCGCATGTCGATCTCTTTTACTAATGTGACTCAATTAGACAACTCCCACTCACTATCGGTATTGTCTAACTCCGATGCTTCTGAATTGATGAGCGCTTCCCTCAATTCAGCTCGGGTGCAAGCTTATGCTGCGAAACTGAAGGGGGATAAGTCATTTTTGCGCTTGATTCTTGTGAATGTTGCAGCAGGAATTAATCAGTTCAGATTGCAGTCTGATCACTCACGCCTAGAAGGGAATAAAGATGTTGTCAATCTCTATGGAGAGACTGAGAGGATTGGAGCTTTAGACAAGCGATCGATTCAACGCCTGGAGCGACGGTTTCGTTCTGTTCTCAAGACAGATGAGTTTTGGCATCAGACAGCGACCTGGATTCTGGTTCATCTTGATCAGTGGCAACAAGAATCACGGATGCCGTCAGAGCTTGGAGTGCTATCTATCATGTCAGAGCGTGACATGATAGATAGCGATAAGTGGCGCGAGTCTTCAGTTACGAGTGCCTGTGCTTGGCATACAGCGAGTCAGTGGTTGAGACACTTGAATCTTCCGACATACGGAGCATCTGAAATTGATAAATTGTTAGGCATTGAAACCGTTGATTCTGAGGAAACGCGAGAACCTTTATTCCAGGATGCAGATATTGAACGAGTTGCGACAGGCTACCCCATTCTCACGGGTGCTCAAGCACTGATCAACTCTCAATGGGAAAATGGCGAATATCCTTACTGGAAAAAGCTAGTAGGTGGCGGGTTCATCCAGCACAACATTGTCCGTCAAAGCCCTTCCAGCCAGCAGATGGAATTGGTTCCAGGGCAAGCTGCTTGGGAGATTATTAAGAATTTTGGTCCTGAAGCCGCATATGTTTTTCTCATCTTCGCTTCGTATGCAACTGACTCTGAGGAGCCGTGGGCTGACCAAATTCGGTTGCAGGGGACGGATCTGATCCGACTGTTTGGCTGGGATAAACGCACAGACATTACGATCGCGCAGAAGCTCAAAAAGATTGGCAGCTTAGTAGAATTGGTCTGTAGCCTTGCTGTGCTGGTTAGTAACATCAATATTGGTGAAAAACGGTACAACGTTGAGCGAGGTGCAATGTGGATACTCGAAGGGCTGGGGTATTCAGGTCAACTCGCTTTGACGGTCAATGCGAATCGCTCTGGTTCTCCAAGCTATGAACCAGGGGAACCAGATGAGCTATACATCAAAGTGCGCCCTGGAATTTGGACTGAAAAGTTTTTGAATGCGAGTGATGTGAGTGCGAAGGAAGCGCTCTTTCAATATGGCTATCTCGCAAAAAGTACCCTTCAAATTAACCCTTATCGTCAGCGCTTGGCTTCAAAGCTAGCAATTTTCCTCACAATCATGAGTCGGATTCGGGAAGAAGGTCGTTATGAAGTCAGAACTCTCCTGGAAAGACTGGAGCCAACTGAACTACTAGAAGAAATTCGAGAGAATCGGGTTCGTCGAACGAAGGTCATCAATCAATGGGATAGTGCATTGCTAACGCTGAAAGAGCTGGGATGGGAAATTGGCTTTGATCCAGCAACGTATCCAGAGAGTATTCGACCCGCTTGGGCAGTGAGTGATGAGGTCGATGCGACGAGCTATCGTCCTCGTAATTGGTTAGCGACCTGGCTTAAAGCGATCGTGATCATCAAGCCCTCCGAAAAAATCCAAGAAAAGCTCGAAGATCATTCTCCCGTTGCATTGAAGGCTCCTCCGGCTCCCGCTCAACCTCCGGCTCTAACAGGTGAGGCAATTCAAGCTGCACTGGATGCGAAAGGAATGACCAAAGCAGAGTTAGCAGACAAATTGAACGTCGATCGCTCATTGGTGACACGCTGGCTTAAGGGGCAAAGAAAGATTCAGCCGAAACATCAGGCTGAAATTAAACTGATCCTCGGAGACCTTGAGAGTTAGCTGAGCTAACTTCCAAATACGGGGCAATTTCTTGTGTAATTTAGGTACAATAAAATCATAGTTACACAAGAAATTATGCCGCGCCGACCTACGATCACGTCTTTGCAAGCCTCCATTAATCGTCTGAGTTCCGATGAGCAGCAGCAGCTTTACATTTGGCTCGGTCAGCGGCTGCAAGAAAATTCAATGCTTGGAGCTGATGTAGCTCCAAGCGGAGTTGAGACGCGCAACTATCAAGGAAAAACCTATGTGTTGCAGAAGCGGCGCTGTGGTCGGGCGGATTGCTCGTGTATGGATGGAGAGGTTTCGGAGGTGGGGCATGGACCCTACTGGTATGCGTACTGGCATGAGAGCGGAAAAACGCAGAATCATTATGTTGGGAAACGTCCTCCTTGGATGGAAGAGGCGATGTCTGAGGGGTGAGAAATGCGATCAATGACTTGAAGATGAAGAATGCAGTTCATGGGAAACAGGTAAACTCCAATCTTGTGTAAGATAGGCAAAATAAATCCCTTATTGCACAAGAAAATTTTCCTGAAACATAGCGAGATCCTGAATGCGGTTCTCCACTCGACAGGTTCAGATCTGCATAAGAGATCTGTTG
It encodes:
- a CDS encoding plasmid replication protein, CyRepA1 family, whose protein sequence is MTSFNEDARQSQEHSFDAGILTSLRSNVLPSQEDTQFESSFADVFRRECLDGSAIAPELFESTIKVVSDIQVSLGGDVESPIADALNWVYKRFGNEARPHQMAALFTNEDGTIWQAKLETPCFDREKGKPRKYETPIGNGSRAFLPTIPASIRDRISARYHVEIPQEGSFWTWLEARPNLPIIWTEGAKKALALLTQGHIAISLYGVNGGYRRLFDGSRALISDVIRFCQVGRPHFLAFDQDESPQTRQRVGCALIRYGNLLEATQSHVSVMTWKGAKGIDDLIVAEGIKALETAYTDALKLCHWKLEHNLFHPLQSPVARSVNAPDLSSLSQATFPQAGIVAFVSPKGSGKTKLLRSLVETSPKVLSATFRIALGRNLANRVGLDWRGDLDKVNGSFITGTGYTLRVGFCVDSLLAIDPEQFQDCDLIIDECIQVVRHLLTSSTCAKDGKRPALLARFRELLKVAKRVFVADADLNDAVLNYLQDLRGDSTPPFIVRNDYQPDGFPVTLIEAPDRTAVTQKLIDAISDLPTGQTIFVATDSKATSQAIAQILDRTFPEKRVLVINSETSGGQIEREFIEQPDRVLTQGIFDVIISSPSMATGVSIEIQGVIREVYGIFTGVAGTDADLSQALSRVREPVPRTVWCTRIGSNFSKVSRATHRREVKKHLFHSTSAMVRLIRSNLREDTALFIDRYSWDDDPHLNLFCELSANQNAAMYQLRDALYVRLRREGNAVTVCSATTNLAVQTLFKETRKEQREQSAIAISHAQDLSFAEIKAIQEMSLDHQPGAQSNERISPEHQQAMSKFHLKEFYGLETVTPEDVLWDQDGKRRVEITSLEVQLEPSLAQNRSVKSLEQQAVWGKSLCAWDLNQIELRRALREELGITKFVDRIIQGAEWTKYDLSEIAQKAREAHHEVKIALHFSINATISDTQIVHELLLQLCLKATFRWSRSVAGHEGEKLKVYSLNSEHWQKVEAILERRKHWRDAGSPLCEELINDTGDPDVDDAPEPECELLEDAQEYGEEVIAILWRGMRESVKARILPKLPPAIMQIIRNVEAYPLLYQATG
- a CDS encoding helix-turn-helix domain-containing protein, which codes for MSASLNSARVQAYAAKLKGDKSFLRLILVNVAAGINQFRLQSDHSRLEGNKDVVNLYGETERIGALDKRSIQRLERRFRSVLKTDEFWHQTATWILVHLDQWQQESRMPSELGVLSIMSERDMIDSDKWRESSVTSACAWHTASQWLRHLNLPTYGASEIDKLLGIETVDSEETREPLFQDADIERVATGYPILTGAQALINSQWENGEYPYWKKLVGGGFIQHNIVRQSPSSQQMELVPGQAAWEIIKNFGPEAAYVFLIFASYATDSEEPWADQIRLQGTDLIRLFGWDKRTDITIAQKLKKIGSLVELVCSLAVLVSNINIGEKRYNVERGAMWILEGLGYSGQLALTVNANRSGSPSYEPGEPDELYIKVRPGIWTEKFLNASDVSAKEALFQYGYLAKSTLQINPYRQRLASKLAIFLTIMSRIREEGRYEVRTLLERLEPTELLEEIRENRVRRTKVINQWDSALLTLKELGWEIGFDPATYPESIRPAWAVSDEVDATSYRPRNWLATWLKAIVIIKPSEKIQEKLEDHSPVALKAPPAPAQPPALTGEAIQAALDAKGMTKAELADKLNVDRSLVTRWLKGQRKIQPKHQAEIKLILGDLES
- a CDS encoding DUF6788 family protein; amino-acid sequence: MPRRPTITSLQASINRLSSDEQQQLYIWLGQRLQENSMLGADVAPSGVETRNYQGKTYVLQKRRCGRADCSCMDGEVSEVGHGPYWYAYWHESGKTQNHYVGKRPPWMEEAMSEG